Genomic segment of Paenibacillus sp. FSL R5-0912:
GTAACATCATAGACAAGGTCAGGACCAATTTCAATTCGTTCAAACAAATACAATAAAAGTCTTCGAAGGCGCGGATCAATTTCTCCAGTGTACTCCGCCAAAATAGTAGTTGCCAGTAAATTTTTCATGAGTAGAAAATCAGATTCAACGTTCTCAATATAAGAAATCTTTAGTTTCTTCTCATTGATCAATATCTGTGAATTATTAATTTTCTCCTTAAGTAAGATGCGATATCTTAAAAAGCTGTTTTTTAATTCTTGTGGTTTATTGGAGTCTAAGGAATGTAATTCGACTTCCGTTCGTCGTATTTGTAAAGTGAATTCTTCTATTGTTATTTCAAGCTCTTTTATTTGTTGACTTAATTTATCAACTTTTTGCTTTAGGTTGACAAGTATCTCCTCATGTATGTCCTTATGTTGAGTAGAGAGATATTTTATTAATACTGCGGACATTTCTTCCTCAATAAATTTTTCATGAACCTTATTCTTTTCGAGTCTAAGGCTGCATGCTTTATTCTCGCAATAGTAAATTGAGTTTCCATTTGGATTACCGTGGTACTTGTTCTTCTGATTTTTACTTTTTAAAGGCATTTTGCAATTTTTGCAAAACAGAATGTCACGCAGGAAGAAGGGGGTTTTGAAATTTTTCGGAGATACATTACCTTTTCTTTTTGAACGATATGTTTCATAACAATATTCCCACACTTCATATCGAATAAATGGTGTTATTCTTTCACAGTATCCCATAATCCACTCTTCTTTGTCTGTAAGTTGTCTGTGGCTGTTAGGACGAAAACGCTTTGCCGTTAGATACCCCGCATAAAATGGGTTTGTAATAATTAGTTTTACATCATCTTTAGTCCAATCTCGACCATGAAAACTTTTTTTCTCTAAAGACAAGGCTATTGAGTGGAAGCCTTCTCCTTCTTGATACTTCTGAAATATATCATCGACAATATTTTTTTCATTTGGTAGGACCTTAAAGGTATACTCATCAGGTGAAAATTCATATCCGAAAGGAAGCTTACCACCACGATAAATACCTTCTTTAATCTTTTTATAGTGGTTATCTTCGGTACGCTGCCTAATGGCGTCGGCTTCATATTTACTGTAACCGTCTTTCAATAATTCTCCAAGAAGATCACCTGAGTTATACAAATCTCTAGTGGAACACATCACTACTGGGATTTTCTTGCTGTTGAAAAATCCTCTGATTTTTTGATGTTCCATTGCGTTTCTTGCTAGCCGAGTGTGATCGTAAATTAAAACAAAGTCAATTTCAGCAGTTTCAAGGTAGGTCAACAGCGCTGTAAGGCCTTTGCGTTTTGCCATATTTTTCTTAACAGCGGAAACACCTATATCCACAAATTCTTTAATAATTTCACAGCCGAATTCTTTCGCTAATTCATTGGCCCAGTGAAGTTGAGTATCAATCGTTTGTTCTTCGGTTGAATGGCGACCATAAAATGCCCCTTTTTTTCCTGGCAGTAGGACATTATGAATATTCAATAAAAATCTCCTCCGATCCTTTAATGGGATGTTTCAAATATAGTTTTAATCCTTCATGGGTAACAAAGGCAGACATAATGATATTGTTAAGTAATTTCAGACGTTCATTATGTGATAAATTCTTTAGTGCATCGGTGAATTTAGATTTATCTTTGAATAAGTTGATTTGTTCAGGCAACTTCTTAAGTTGTTCTATTGTAAGATATAACTGTTCCTTTTTACCCTTAACATGTTTAAGTTTAAGTTCTATGGTCACTAGTTTATTTTCTAATCGTGATTTTTCATGAACATTATTTGTTCCCATTAATCTTGTTACATTATGAATAATCTGAGTATTGAATAGAACAATGATCTGGTCGAGTCTATTAGATAATATTTTTATTTTATTTACGTTTTCATTGAAAAATTTATTATAAAAATCCTCACCGTATTCGGATAAAAGAGAGAAAAAATGACAGCAACAATTATCGAGAATTTCCGATTCAACATCATCACTTAGCAATTTGATTTTATGTGCTTTACATTCGTAAACTCCAACCCAAGCCTTTTTTCGCATACGCATAATAGGTGAGAGTGGTTGTTTGCATTCATCGCAAATAATATAGTTTTCAAGTAAAAATGAACCCATAGGTCTCTTATTACGTGATTTCTTAGATTTTATTTTTTTTAAAATTTCTTGTGCTCTGTACCACTCTTCTACGGATAGCAGTGCATAATCTTTACTAGCATAAGTGTGAAGCTTTCCTTTGAAATTCATTTGACGGATGCCCATATACATGGTATTTGATATCATATCTTCTATTGCCTTCACTTCCCACACTGGGTTGAATTTTTTACTTTCTTTTAAGCGTAGTCGCTGAATATTATGTTTTTTTAAGTAAATTTTTATGTCGTTTAGAGTAGCGTGCTTTTCACTTAACAATTCAGAATAAATAAACAAAATATCCTTCTTGGCTTCAGGTGGTACATAGATTTTGCCCGAATCTTTATCCACTAGATATCCATAAGGTAGGACGCCTTTATGTTTCCCTTGCTCAAAGGAAGCAGATCTACCTTCACTTATTCGAAGTTTTATTTGCTCCCCTTCATGCTGACAAAGACCAGCCATAATCAATTCATAAAATTCTCCCGTTTCATCGTACCGCATGGGAGCTTCATTAGAGGTTGTGAAGTGAACCTGGACGTTATACTTTTTTAATACCGAATAAATTTCCATATACTCTATAACATCACGAGCAAGTCGATCGCGTTTATAGATAATCAAAGTATTAAATTCACCTTTTTTTATGCCTTCGAGAATCTGGTTGAATTTACGTTTTGTAAGAGGCGTAAGTTTAGCTGAGACAAATTCGTCACTGATTTCTTTGTCAATTAACAGCATTTTTTCAGAACAATATTGCATTGCATAGAACTCTTGTGTAGAAACAGAGTCTTCTTGCAAATCAGTTGAACTGCGATAATAAGCAACGGTTTGAGTCATATGAATTCATCCTTATATAAGAGATTGTCTTCATAATCATTTATATGATCTTCTGAACACATATTTGCTGATTTTTGAATAAGCCCATCAGTCAGAATTTCTACGTACAGTTCGAACCATTTCTGAGCTGCTTCAGGATCATGAACATAACTTATCGAACGGATTTTTAGTTTTTTGTCATTAATAGTTCTCTTCATAAACTATCTCCTTTTAAGTGTGGAAAGTGATTACAGAATTTCATAAGGGATAATATGGTCTTTTCTTACAATCTTTATTCACATATGTGAATAACAATTTATATACGTGAACATGGCCTCTAAATTCTAAGGAACTGAGAGGAGTTACTACTAAAATGAGAAACCCGAAAACAACGATGCCAGCATTGTTGTGAATAGTGATTTTGAGAATGATCAACATAGAAGGACAACAAAATAAATGAACCTGAGATTAATGAAGTACGTCTATAGAACCTTAATAAAAGCAGAAGGTTTAAGCGAAAGAAACAAATGAATAGTTCGGGGGAAAGAGGTGAATGTAGAAGTCACAGCGTTATGTATTATCGTAAATATAAAAGAAGCCAACCACATACGGTTGGCTTCTAGGGTATTCATTGATCATATACATTTGCCTTAAAGTACAAATTCATCATTTTCACTACAGCGTTTTTAACAAAAAGGAAGGGGTACAGCATCTATCTCTACATGGAAACTGATTTATGAGTCTGTAAAATAGTTTGTGTAAACTCTCAAACCCATTAAAATGGAAGTAAGAGAAAGGTTGGGGAGAACACATGGGACTTTGGACAAAACAACAGTTACGGGAATTTATCAAGGAGAATAATTTGGTCTCTGCACAAGATGCACAGAACGCCTTAAAGGATCTGTTTGCGGAGACGATTCAAGAGATGCTGGAAGCGGAAATGGATACTCACTTAGGCTACGGCAAGCATGAAGTTAAGGCGAAGCTCACACCAAACAGTCGCAACGGAAAGAGCCGTAAAACGGTAGTCAGTGAGTACGGCGAACAGGAGATTGCCATCCCTCGGGATCGACTCGGTGAGTTTGAGCCTTTGGTGGTCAAGAAGCACCAATCGAATGTAACGGGCATCGAAGAGCAAATCATTGCGCTGTATGCCAAAGGGATCAGCACCAGGGAAATCCAGGATCATTTAGGGCAGATGTATGGCATTGAGGTCTCCCCTACGCTCATTTCCAACGTCACGAACAAGATTGTGCCTCTCATTAAAGAATGGCAAAATCGGCCGCTGCAAGGCGTCTATGCCGTCGTCTATCTGGATGCGATCCACTTCAAGGGTAAGCAGGACGGAGCCATTATTAACAAGGCTGCTTACATGGTTATTGGCATCGATCTGGACGGAAACAAAGATGTACTGGGCATGTGGATTGGTGAGAATGAGTCCTCTAAATTCTGGCTCAGCGTGTTAAATGAACTCAAGAATCGTGGAGTGGGGGATATCCTCATTATCTGCGTAGATAACCTGTCTGGGTTCTCTCAAGCCATTGCAGCCTGCTATCCCCAAACTGAAATCCAGAAGTGCATTATTCACCAAATCCGCAGCTCCACGAGGTACGTGTCGTACAAGGATATTAAGAAGGTCACCGCCGATTTAAAGCCCATTTACAAGGCAGCTACGGAAGAAGGTGCCTTGCTTGAACTCGACCGTTTCGAGGAGGTTTGGGGGGCGAAATATCCACTAATTATCCGTTCTTGGCGGAATAATTGGGACGAGCTCGCTACCTTTTTCAAGTACCCGCCAGAGATTCGTAAACTCATCTACACCACCAATATGATTGAGAGTTACCACCGACAGCTTCGCAAGGTAACGAAGGGGAAGAGCATCTTTCCTACAGATGAAGCCTTGCTGAAAATGCTCTATCTGGCCACCGTGGACGTCACTCGAAAATGGACAGGACGTGTCCAAAACTGGGGCCAAATGCTACTCCAGCTGTCGGTCTTTTTCCCCGATCGGGTCGGTCAACACTTGCGGTAAATTCGCAACTTCCCCCTCGGGGGAACCTATGCTTAAAAGAGTTTACACAAAATTATTGACAGACCCTGATTTATTGGGAATTACTAGACTCTGTATTCTCTTCATTTATTTTATTTTCTTTAGCGACCTCCTCTTCGTTGCGATCCATAGATTTATGGTCCTGAGGATCAAACTCATTTTCATGTGCACCTTCTTCTACTGTAAAGGTTTTAGTTGTCTTCATATTCTTCGGCGTTCTCGTTTTTCTCGTTTTGGGCTCTGTTTCATCGGGGCTGCTCAAATTATCTGTCTCATTCTTATTCTTCATTTTTCTTGTGTTTGTTTTCGTTGCTTTACGTATAAGTTGTGCATTATCATCTTTAAGTTTTTGGATTTGAAATTTCTGATTTTCGTTGATGCGTTTGAGTTTCTCAACTTCCTGCTGCAATAATTCGTAGTTATGAAGCGATTGTTCGTACGATCCAGCCTCATCAATTATCCTTCCTTCATTTTGTGGGGAGAGCTGTTGAAGGTATTGTTGCATTTCCTTAATGGTTTCCTCGAAATAACTATGTACTCGTTTTCCAAAGTCGTAATACAGTTTGGCCTGACCTTCTTCGATTTTACTCAGAAATTGTTTTGACGAAATAGGCTCATTGCTTCCCATTGTTAATCCCCCTCTGTCCAATGATTGGTTTGTTAATATCTATGGCGAAGTCCGCTCAGTTATGTTGTCCGTTGCATCAAATCGGCTATATGTGGGGAATAATACTATCCCGTTAGGGAGGTATTATAATGGCAAGAAGAAGACGACGCGGCAGATCTTTCAGAAGCAAAAGAGGAAGATCAGAAGTGATTTTGGTATTGATAGCATTTCTGATCTTAGTAGCATTCAGCATAATAAAAGCTATTGTATCGGCCACTCAAAATATTGAATCGTATTTCTCAGAGCAAACTCCCTTGGTACAAACAGCATTTATTAGTGTTTTGGTTGGTCTGTGCTTGTTATTCGTTTGGATTATTTTTGAAGTGAAAAATAAAAGAAAGGCGGAACTCATTCGCCTTCAAATAGAACGCGATCAGGAAGAGAGAAGGCAGATATTACGCAAAAGGAATTTGGAGCATCTGAAGAAAATGTGTCCTTTTGAATTTGAAGAGTATATTGCACGTGTATTTCGTTGTGCTGGTTTTGACAGCGAGGTAACTAAGCGCACTGGAGATGGAGGCAAAGACATTATACTTCGAAGCAATGGGGAAGTACGATTAGTGGAGTGCAAAAGATATACAACGACAAAAGTGGGTAGACCAGATATTCAAAAGTTCCACAGTGCGATGATTGATTTCAATGCACTTGAAGGATTCTATATAACAACAGGGGAGTTCACTAAGCAGGCATTAGAATGTACAGAGAATAAATCAATTCTGACCTTTAACGGCGAACAACTACTGAATCTAATCGAGCAATATGTTGGATTTGAAAAAGAGGTTCTTGAATATTGAGTTCAAGAGCTTCTTTTTGTTGTGTGTGGTGATTCCGAGGCATGTATAAAATCTAGCTAAATTAGCTTCTATGAGATTGAAACCCCATGGAGTATGATCTCGTTCTCTATTCACCATTATGGACAGCTTTCGTAAATAGCGTCTTAGGTTTCTGGGTTTACCATACAAGTGTACATTTAGTGAATTGAACTAAATAATGGAGGAATCGCCTCGAATACTGTAGAATATGCTCTCATTCTGATTACACAGGAGTGCTGACAATGGATATTGCCATGTATGAGGGGAAGCTTCTAAATATCACATCAGAGCTAAGCAGATATGCAGAAAGTGAAAAAGAGAGGGGAATTGACAAATTCAAAAAAGCTGCCGAGAAAAAGGCCATGACATGCCCATACTGTCATGAGCAACTGCTGCTTCGGGCTGGAGAAATCCGTGATATTCATTTTGCACATCTTAGCGGTCAGACATGTCAGGAATCAAAGGCTTACGATACATACAACAGACAGACGGCTCGTGAAAGCCAGAAGCATACCGTGATTAGAGATATCATTTATAACGAACTGAAGGGGCAGGAATTGATCCGTTCCGACTTGAAGGTAGAGTACGGTTATAAAGAAAAGGCCATGGAAAAATGGAGTCAATATCCTGACATTTACGTTAACAAGAATGGCCGTGAATTTGCAGTCTCAATCCTTACAAATGTGAACCAAATCGGTGATCAAAAAGTGGTTAAGGCGATAAATTCTCGTAATAAATATTTTGCTGACAAAGGGCTTGAGACGATCTGGTTTGTGGAGGACAGGGAACTGGCGGACGATTATGAGCGTAGAGTGCTACATCTATGGGAAGCTGAGTATGGACTTGTAATCAAGACAGAAGAGGACCACAAATGGGACAAGCTGCTTCAGGAGTTATACGAGGAGTTTCCAGAATACAATCTCTATACTTTATTTGGTTATAATGCTCACGGTACAATAAAAAGCGACGTCAGAAGCCTTTATTACGTTCATTCTGTTGGTGATGAAATCACCTTCTCTGTATACCGATTAATCCTGGATCTAATGCGCTCGCCGTATCGTGCCTTCGCGTTAACCAAAGGATATCGAATGAATATTTCGCAGGCCCTAGTCATTAGGGATGAAATTCTGCTCAGCGATAAGGAGCAAGAGGATAGAGACCGAACAGAGTTTGCAAATCAGGTGCTTCTCCAAATTGATGCTATTCAAAGGGAAGCCTCACTTAGGGACCAGCATACTGGTGCCGAAAATAATCAAATGGAGACAGGGTACAATTATTCAGAATTGACTCGGCAGACGATTAAAGAGGCTGCTGCAACTACAGCCTACTCGTCAGATTTTGATGTAGTAGCATCTATATCAAACTTGAAAATTCTGACGATTGCTCCGTATGAAGCAGAATCGCTTTATTGGTTCCTGAAACGGCATAAGGACGAGCTGGGCGATTATGGTTTGACTTGGCTTGAGGTCAAAAAGTGGGTTCTTTATGCCTTAGGGAGAGTAAATGATCCAAAGATTCGTAAATGGCTTGTTGAAATTGAAGGAATAAGATAATAAAAATAGCCCAACTACCAAGAACTCTTGTGGTTGGGCTATTCGTTGTCAGGATCGATACCCCAAAAAATATAATGCGACAACCCCGTATTGGCAAAGTAACAAGCATCCACATACACTTCACGAAGATCCTCGTCAATCCTGTATATAATGATCACATTACCGATCAACACCCAGTAGTAACCGTTAAATTCAAAACCAGGGAAGTCAGAAACTCCATCAGCTTTATATTTCGGCTCATCGGCTAATACAGATTTAGAACGTCTGAAGACGTTCATGGGGTCTACGTTATATTCCTTCATTCGGGCAAGAGCTACCCGAGCGTAAGTGGTCCAGAGAACCTGGAATCGGTCAGATTTCATTCTGAGCCTCTTTCAGTAATTGTGCAAATTCTTCTTCGCTGTCACTGTATGTGGAAATTCCATCCTTACGATCTTTTTGAGCTTGCTGTAGTTGAGACAGAACACCTTCATCTTTGAAAATTACTGTAGTCATTCGCTTCTTCTGTTCATCAGTAAATGTAGGCTGCCCATCTTTTCTTTGCAGCGTAACGTTGAATCCAAAGTTTTCTTCGATTAGCTGGACCAAATCTTTAAGATCTACGTAAGATTTTCCCTGAAAACTTTGTTCCAATTGTTCCTTTGAAATGGACATTATGCTCACCTTCCTTTCGCTCATTATATCATAAACCAATAGCAATCTTATTGTGTTAAGATTACATTTATTAACACTTGAATGTCTAATTTTCTAGATCTAAAGGGGGCCAATTTGTATGAGCCAACACTGTTGTAACTTACATGAGATAGTCAATAAAATGACTCGGCATCATTTTCCCTTCGAGGACAACGTGATTCCCAGAAATGGGGTCTATTTGCTTTTTGAAACGGGGGAATACGGGCATGGCGCAGATCGGATCGTTCGAGTTGGTACCCACACAGGCCCTAATCAACTTAGGTCGCGTTTGAAGCAGCATTTTGTTCAGGAGAATAAGGATAGAAGTATATTTCGCAAGAACATAGGTAGGTGCCTGCTGAACCGAGACAAAGATCCATACACAAGTGTATGGGAACTCGATTTTACAACTCGGGAAGCTAAACTTAATAATGGTCATCTGGTAGATCCAGCATATCAGTCAAATATCGAGAGCAGAGTCAGTGATTACATTCAGAAACATTTCTCATTTTGTGTGCTGGCTATAGAAGATAAACCAGAGCGTTTGTCTTTGGAATCCAGGCTCATATCTACGCTATCATTATGTGATGAGTGCGCTCCTTCTGTTCAATGGCTTGGGATGTCATCACCCCATGAAAAAATAAGAAGAAGTGGACTTTGGCAAGTGAACGAGTTGTATAAAGAACCATTGAATAACCAAGATTTTGACAGAATCGAGGTGCTCGCCAGTGAATCGAGATAAATCGCTTTGTATTATTCCCTGCGGTGCCGCGAAGATTTGGGATAAGCAGCCTTCAATTGGACCTGTAAAAGCGGAGAACGTTTATACAGGTGTTTTTGCGATAGCCTGTCAAAGGTATGCTAAAACATTCTTCGATCATTGGGTGATTCTGTCTGCAAAATATGGTTTTCTATATCCTGAGGATATCATTCCAGAGGACTATAACGTTTCCTTTATTAAGCCTTCCAGTGAGACCATTCTTATTGCTGAATTGAAAGAGCAGGCTGAAAGCAGTGGATTATTCAAATACAAGGAGATTACAGTGCTGGGCGGCAAGCATTATGCGGATCGAGCTAAGGCGGTATTTAATCAAGGACAGGAATTGTTCTTTCCTCTAAGCGATTGTGCGGGGATCGGCTATATGCTGCAAAGGTTGACCCGCGCGCTGGAAGGACATGAGGAGATATCTGGAGATTCACTGGAGTCACCATCTGAAGTCAATATACGGCCTACTTTGAAAAAGCATAGAGATCAGCCGAAGAATCTTACGGAGAATAACGTTGGGAAATACGTTTCACTCTATCGATATTTACTGAGTACCGAAGGTAATCAAGTGATTATGACTATAGACCAAATCGAAACGGTACTAGGTTTCGCACTGCCTGCATCTGCGAGTAAATATCGTCCGTGGTGGGCTAATGCTTTGACGAATACACAGGCTAAATCCTGGCTGCTCGCTGGTTGGGAAGTGGATTCAGTCACGCTGGGAGAGAAGACTGCACTCAGAAAAATAGGCGATGAGGTGTAGCTCTGTTGAAAATAGAAATCGGAGAATCCTTGATGCTCTCATGGCTGAGACATGCAAAGAATTGTCAGCTTGTTCAGTTGAACTGGAAGCCATCGGTGAAGTCGTGGGAAATTCATAACGAAGCTGTCGTCGAAAGTATGATGAAAGATTCAGGCCAGTATTTTAAACAGAAATACAGCCTTGATTTGTTTAAACAGAACAGTTCATTCTCCCAACTCCTTCAACAAGCTGAGATTGATACTTTGGGAATGGAAGTAGGAGGGGAGAACGGTGTTAAGAACATATATGGTATTGATGTAGCTTTTCATGAGAATGGCTTAAATTACGGCTCCAAGGAAGAAACAATATCCAGAGTACTGAAGAAAATGATTCGCACTGCTATGGCGATTCATGGGTACTTCAATTTGAATGCTGGAAATATTATATTTGCTGCTCCTAAAATATATAGTGCAATAAGTGAACCGCTGCAACTCTACATAGCCGAACTCCAGGAGCTGTTCCATGCAAAAGGTTTAGATTTTCGTTTTGAGCTTCTGTGCAATGAAGACTTCAAGGACAAAATCTTCAATGTGGTTACAGCCTTATCCAATTCTGTGTCTGATACTTCGGAGCTGTTTATGCGAAGTATACAAATGTATAATCTTTTCGCGGAGGATAAGCAGAGTATAGGGCAGTCGATAAGTAAGTTTAAGATTAAGAAAATGCCAGCCGATTTTAAAGGATCTGAGGAAATAAAGATTGGTGCTTTTGTTAAATCCAGTTTTGAACGCTTGATTGCGAATGATATATTGACTGTGCAAGAAATTGAACGGTTGCAGCGACTGGATTATTCTAAGAAAACATTCAATATCACTTATCCTGTGTTGAAGAAGGTCGACCCGACTATTTCCTTGACCGAACAACGGAATATTAACGGACGGCCGAGATTCTACAGTGATGCGTATTCGATCTATGGTTATGATTATCTATTATGTAATCATTGGGTGGAGAACCTCAGCAGAAGTTATTTCGATGCCTGGCTAAGACGTATAGATGAAACAAATGTAGGGGACTCAACTTGAGTCCTCATTTTTATATCCCCATGTATTTATACATGTTAATATAGGGTTAGGAATATTTACCCATGCATTATCTTGCATTTTAAGATTAATTCTCCAAAGGTGAGAGATGACGAACAGCAAAGAATCATTGTCGAATAAAAGTTTTTTAGTCGGGATGTGGATCAAGTCCATAGAACTAAATTCAAACTGGATTGTAGTAGTGATCAGCGTGAACCAATTCTGATAGTTAGCTTGTATACATAACCACGCTTGATAAGAACTCATAATATTCATCCAGATAAAATCAGATGGAAAGGACTAAGCAAATGACAAAGAAAAATTTATCTGAGGAAGATATCAAAGCCAGATATATCACACCAGCAATCACTAATGCAGGATGGGATATAAAAAAACAAATTCGTCTGGAATATGCTTTTACGGCTGGCAGAATCATACTTCGTGGTAATGTCAC
This window contains:
- a CDS encoding IS256 family transposase, encoding MGLWTKQQLREFIKENNLVSAQDAQNALKDLFAETIQEMLEAEMDTHLGYGKHEVKAKLTPNSRNGKSRKTVVSEYGEQEIAIPRDRLGEFEPLVVKKHQSNVTGIEEQIIALYAKGISTREIQDHLGQMYGIEVSPTLISNVTNKIVPLIKEWQNRPLQGVYAVVYLDAIHFKGKQDGAIINKAAYMVIGIDLDGNKDVLGMWIGENESSKFWLSVLNELKNRGVGDILIICVDNLSGFSQAIAACYPQTEIQKCIIHQIRSSTRYVSYKDIKKVTADLKPIYKAATEEGALLELDRFEEVWGAKYPLIIRSWRNNWDELATFFKYPPEIRKLIYTTNMIESYHRQLRKVTKGKSIFPTDEALLKMLYLATVDVTRKWTGRVQNWGQMLLQLSVFFPDRVGQHLR
- a CDS encoding recombinase family protein — translated: MTQTVAYYRSSTDLQEDSVSTQEFYAMQYCSEKMLLIDKEISDEFVSAKLTPLTKRKFNQILEGIKKGEFNTLIIYKRDRLARDVIEYMEIYSVLKKYNVQVHFTTSNEAPMRYDETGEFYELIMAGLCQHEGEQIKLRISEGRSASFEQGKHKGVLPYGYLVDKDSGKIYVPPEAKKDILFIYSELLSEKHATLNDIKIYLKKHNIQRLRLKESKKFNPVWEVKAIEDMISNTMYMGIRQMNFKGKLHTYASKDYALLSVEEWYRAQEILKKIKSKKSRNKRPMGSFLLENYIICDECKQPLSPIMRMRKKAWVGVYECKAHKIKLLSDDVESEILDNCCCHFFSLLSEYGEDFYNKFFNENVNKIKILSNRLDQIIVLFNTQIIHNVTRLMGTNNVHEKSRLENKLVTIELKLKHVKGKKEQLYLTIEQLKKLPEQINLFKDKSKFTDALKNLSHNERLKLLNNIIMSAFVTHEGLKLYLKHPIKGSEEIFIEYS
- a CDS encoding restriction endonuclease, whose translation is MARRRRRGRSFRSKRGRSEVILVLIAFLILVAFSIIKAIVSATQNIESYFSEQTPLVQTAFISVLVGLCLLFVWIIFEVKNKRKAELIRLQIERDQEERRQILRKRNLEHLKKMCPFEFEEYIARVFRCAGFDSEVTKRTGDGGKDIILRSNGEVRLVECKRYTTTKVGRPDIQKFHSAMIDFNALEGFYITTGEFTKQALECTENKSILTFNGEQLLNLIEQYVGFEKEVLEY
- a CDS encoding competence protein CoiA family protein, with product MDIAMYEGKLLNITSELSRYAESEKERGIDKFKKAAEKKAMTCPYCHEQLLLRAGEIRDIHFAHLSGQTCQESKAYDTYNRQTARESQKHTVIRDIIYNELKGQELIRSDLKVEYGYKEKAMEKWSQYPDIYVNKNGREFAVSILTNVNQIGDQKVVKAINSRNKYFADKGLETIWFVEDRELADDYERRVLHLWEAEYGLVIKTEEDHKWDKLLQELYEEFPEYNLYTLFGYNAHGTIKSDVRSLYYVHSVGDEITFSVYRLILDLMRSPYRAFALTKGYRMNISQALVIRDEILLSDKEQEDRDRTEFANQVLLQIDAIQREASLRDQHTGAENNQMETGYNYSELTRQTIKEAAATTAYSSDFDVVASISNLKILTIAPYEAESLYWFLKRHKDELGDYGLTWLEVKKWVLYALGRVNDPKIRKWLVEIEGIR
- a CDS encoding DUF7662 domain-containing protein; its protein translation is MNRDKSLCIIPCGAAKIWDKQPSIGPVKAENVYTGVFAIACQRYAKTFFDHWVILSAKYGFLYPEDIIPEDYNVSFIKPSSETILIAELKEQAESSGLFKYKEITVLGGKHYADRAKAVFNQGQELFFPLSDCAGIGYMLQRLTRALEGHEEISGDSLESPSEVNIRPTLKKHRDQPKNLTENNVGKYVSLYRYLLSTEGNQVIMTIDQIETVLGFALPASASKYRPWWANALTNTQAKSWLLAGWEVDSVTLGEKTALRKIGDEV
- a CDS encoding recombinase family protein: MNIHNVLLPGKKGAFYGRHSTEEQTIDTQLHWANELAKEFGCEIIKEFVDIGVSAVKKNMAKRKGLTALLTYLETAEIDFVLIYDHTRLARNAMEHQKIRGFFNSKKIPVVMCSTRDLYNSGDLLGELLKDGYSKYEADAIRQRTEDNHYKKIKEGIYRGGKLPFGYEFSPDEYTFKVLPNEKNIVDDIFQKYQEGEGFHSIALSLEKKSFHGRDWTKDDVKLIITNPFYAGYLTAKRFRPNSHRQLTDKEEWIMGYCERITPFIRYEVWEYCYETYRSKRKGNVSPKNFKTPFFLRDILFCKNCKMPLKSKNQKNKYHGNPNGNSIYYCENKACSLRLEKNKVHEKFIEEEMSAVLIKYLSTQHKDIHEEILVNLKQKVDKLSQQIKELEITIEEFTLQIRRTEVELHSLDSNKPQELKNSFLRYRILLKEKINNSQILINEKKLKISYIENVESDFLLMKNLLATTILAEYTGEIDPRLRRLLLYLFERIEIGPDLVYDVTARIDLENDSPIVLSGFIT